GATCCGCACGCTCACCCCGGCCTCGGCACAGGTGGCGACAAGCCGGGGAACGTCGGCCACGCGCGGCGCCGGGGCCAGCGCCGCGGCCTCGCCGCCTTCGCGCAGCACCGCCAGCATCCCCCGCATCTCCGCCATCGCCTCCCGGCTGATCTGCTGGATCGCCGCCAGTGCGGCCTCGGCGGCGGCCGGGTCGCGGCCGATCGCGAACCGGCCGTAGCCGGCCTGCACGTTCACCACGCTCATGCTGTGCGCCAGCACGTCGTGCAGCTCCCGGGCCAGCCGCACCCGTTCCCGGTCCAGTTCGGCGCGCGCCGCGGCGTCCTGCTGCTCGCGCAGCCGGGCCCCGATGTCGCGGTAGCGGGCCACGCCGACGCCCAGGACCCAGGCGATGATCAGTGCCAGGCTGGTGAAGACCAGGTTCATCAGCGGACGGCGCATCCCGGCCACGGTCGCCGAATCCCCGACGACGTACAGCACCAGCGTCACCACGGCGATCGGCAGCGGCTCGGTGACGGCCACCGAATACAGCAGCACCGTGCCGATCAACTCGAAGCTCACCAGGCCCCGGGTCGCCATCGGCCAGTCCACCGCCAGCATCACCAGCCAGGCGCCGAACACCACGGCCGCGGCGCCCAGCGGCCAGCGGCGGCGCACAGCCACCGCGGCACCGGAGAGCACCACCCCGGACAGCACGAACAGCAGCGAGCCGGTGCTGGGCACACCGTAGCCGTCGGCGGCCCAGTCGTGACGGTGCCAGTTCTCCAGGTTCTGGAAGATGGTCAGCCCGCACAACGCGGCCGCGGACACCACGTCGAACACCACCCAGGCCCGTTGTCCGGGTACTGATGGCTGGGTTCGCATACCGCCAGGCTAGCCAGCGCGCGATCAGCGGTCATCTGCCCGGGGGTCTATGACCACGGTCATAGACGGGCCAGGCGCGCGGCGGCGATGTCTGTCCGCGGCCTGAGGACCGGGGCGGGGTGTGCCGGGCAGCCTTTTCGCCATGACGATCGAAGTCTGCGAACTCACGAAACGCTTCGGCGGCACGGTGGCCGTCGACGCGCTGTCGTTCACGGTGCGGCCGGGCCGGGTCACCGGGTTCCTGGGCCCGAATGGCGCCGGGAAGTCCACGACGATGCGGATGATCCTGGGCCTGGACGCGCCCGACGCAGGCTCGGCGCTGGTCGACGGCCGCCCCTACACCAAGCTGCGGTATCCGCTGACCGAAGTCGGGGCGCTGCTGGACGCCACCGCGGTGCATCCGGCGCGGTCGGCGGCGGCGCATCTGCGGGTGCTGGCCGCCAGCAACGGCATCGGCGCGTCCCGCATCGGCGAGGTCCTGGCCCGCACCGGCCTGACCGGGGTGG
This region of Catenulispora sp. GP43 genomic DNA includes:
- a CDS encoding sensor histidine kinase, with protein sequence MRTQPSVPGQRAWVVFDVVSAAALCGLTIFQNLENWHRHDWAADGYGVPSTGSLLFVLSGVVLSGAAVAVRRRWPLGAAAVVFGAWLVMLAVDWPMATRGLVSFELIGTVLLYSVAVTEPLPIAVVTLVLYVVGDSATVAGMRRPLMNLVFTSLALIIAWVLGVGVARYRDIGARLREQQDAAARAELDRERVRLARELHDVLAHSMSVVNVQAGYGRFAIGRDPAAAEAALAAIQQISREAMAEMRGMLAVLREGGEAAALAPAPRVADVPRLVATCAEAGVSVRIQTRGTERELPDGIDLAAYRIVQEALTNVVKHAHTRSAQVLLEYQDTELIVQVTDAGRGGPAPGSHPGGGHGLAGITERVGLYDGTVAAGPLPGGGWRVRAVLPCPRHTGDHTGSPDSGPDSGPDSPDRAQGPDGQALPSSAGARG